In one window of Skermanella rosea DNA:
- a CDS encoding SDR family NAD(P)-dependent oxidoreductase: MPKVLEGKVAVITGASSGIGRAVSERYLDAGARLAVFARDREGLEAIRRSAPDAVLAVAGDVTKAADLHRLVHDTCERFGKVDIVVPNAGMAKVVSFADSTEEEIDKQFSVNFVGAVQTVRLFLPHINRGGSILFNTSFLTQVGFPGLAIYSASKAALKSVTQTLAAELGPQGIRVNAIAPGPIATPLWGKVGLQPETLQAVAGQINARLMPGQFGKPEDIAEMAVFLASDAARNIYGQEIVIDGGYTVG; this comes from the coding sequence ATGCCGAAGGTACTCGAAGGGAAAGTAGCCGTCATCACCGGCGCCAGTTCCGGGATCGGCCGGGCGGTTTCCGAGCGTTACCTGGATGCTGGCGCGCGCCTGGCTGTCTTTGCCCGGGACCGGGAAGGGTTGGAGGCGATCCGCAGGTCCGCCCCGGATGCCGTACTCGCCGTCGCCGGTGACGTCACGAAAGCAGCCGACCTGCACAGGCTTGTGCACGATACCTGCGAGCGGTTCGGCAAGGTCGATATCGTCGTCCCGAACGCCGGCATGGCCAAGGTGGTGTCCTTCGCGGACAGCACCGAGGAGGAGATCGACAAGCAGTTCAGTGTCAACTTCGTGGGGGCCGTGCAGACCGTCCGGCTCTTCCTGCCGCATATCAACAGGGGCGGTTCGATCCTGTTCAACACCAGCTTCCTGACCCAGGTCGGCTTTCCAGGTCTTGCCATCTACAGCGCCAGCAAGGCGGCCTTGAAATCGGTCACCCAGACCCTGGCGGCCGAACTGGGGCCGCAGGGTATCCGCGTCAACGCGATCGCGCCCGGGCCGATCGCCACGCCGCTATGGGGCAAGGTCGGCCTGCAGCCGGAGACGCTGCAGGCGGTGGCCGGACAAATCAACGCCAGGCTGATGCCCGGCCAGTTCGGCAAACCCGAAGATATCGCCGAGATGGCGGTCTTCCTGGCTTCCGACGCCGCCCGCAACATCTACGGCCAGGAGATCGTGATCGACGGCGGCTACACGGTCGGCTGA
- a CDS encoding DUF6522 family protein: MAGLRKHPIDIIGTKVAEVDAAGDFVFDAVVVAPLLGLAPEVFMEDLRRGIVFQMFERGTGGDLGKSRVTFRHRARQAVLTMDHHGRVLDVA; this comes from the coding sequence ATGGCAGGCTTGAGAAAACACCCGATCGATATCATCGGCACCAAGGTGGCCGAGGTAGACGCGGCTGGAGATTTCGTCTTTGACGCGGTGGTTGTCGCCCCTCTCCTGGGACTGGCGCCCGAAGTGTTCATGGAGGATCTCAGGAGGGGGATCGTCTTCCAGATGTTCGAGCGGGGAACGGGGGGAGATCTGGGCAAGAGCAGGGTGACGTTTCGGCACAGGGCACGCCAAGCCGTCCTGACCATGGACCATCATGGACGTGTGCTCGATGTCGCCTGA
- a CDS encoding cytochrome c oxidase subunit 3 family protein, producing the protein MSPEDDPDTRPREQPASFEEAGEEAGSPGGSGPADGADWGPLSSLPGNPMMWILILGELAVFGALFVGFAVARALDPVTFSASQAHLDGLVGGVNTMVLVTSGWLVAVAVQRRSTDGAHRTSMLGAMALGGAFLAIKAVEYADKIGQGFTLETDLFFQLYYLMTGFHALHVVMGLIILGIVTWHDSLENMETGAAFWHMVDLIWVLLYPIVYLLR; encoded by the coding sequence ATGTCGCCTGAGGACGACCCGGATACCCGGCCGCGGGAGCAGCCCGCATCCTTCGAAGAGGCCGGCGAAGAGGCCGGTTCACCCGGCGGGAGCGGACCAGCCGACGGCGCGGACTGGGGTCCGCTGTCCAGCCTGCCCGGCAATCCCATGATGTGGATCCTGATCCTGGGCGAGCTGGCGGTTTTCGGCGCCTTGTTCGTCGGGTTCGCGGTGGCGCGCGCCCTTGATCCCGTGACCTTCAGCGCCTCCCAGGCCCACCTCGACGGTCTTGTCGGCGGGGTGAACACCATGGTCCTGGTGACCAGCGGCTGGCTTGTCGCGGTCGCCGTCCAGCGGAGGTCGACGGACGGCGCCCACCGTACCTCGATGCTCGGCGCCATGGCGCTCGGCGGGGCGTTCCTCGCGATCAAGGCCGTGGAGTACGCCGACAAGATCGGCCAAGGCTTCACGCTCGAAACCGACCTGTTCTTCCAGCTCTATTACCTGATGACCGGCTTCCACGCGCTGCACGTCGTCATGGGCCTGATCATCCTCGGCATCGTCACCTGGCATGACAGCCTGGAGAACATGGAAACCGGTGCCGCGTTCTGGCACATGGTCGACTTGATCTGGGTGCTGCTTTACCCCATCGTATATCTGCTTCGGTAA
- a CDS encoding cytochrome C oxidase subunit IV family protein — MTVLTRTWGLLMALAAVSLLAGRPGDAGTLGPLGSGLVLMAANFKADRILTHFLGLRSAGSGWRMLFRVMLTLLGMAIFAIHALTPIIAAASR, encoded by the coding sequence ATGACCGTCCTGACACGCACCTGGGGTCTTCTGATGGCGCTTGCCGCGGTTTCCCTCCTCGCGGGCAGGCCCGGCGACGCGGGGACCCTGGGCCCGCTTGGGAGCGGCCTCGTTCTGATGGCCGCCAATTTCAAGGCGGACCGGATCCTGACGCACTTTCTTGGCCTCCGGAGCGCCGGTTCCGGCTGGCGGATGCTGTTCCGGGTCATGCTGACGCTGCTGGGGATGGCGATTTTCGCGATCCACGCGCTGACGCCCATAATCGCGGCCGCCTCCCGTTGA
- a CDS encoding calcium-binding protein — MSDYNDHNHNDGDTNDYDGHNDYHHWKKYNVIFGTKYADEIPGTRKNDLILAGKGNDKVWGNNGDDVIYGQKGDDRLYGDNGDDKLFGGKGDDYLDGGNGDDKLFGDEGYDELRGGRGDDYLDGGNRDDMLYGDNGRDRLYGGNGDDHLDGGNDDDKLSGGNGRDRLYGGNGDDYLDGGNADDKLYGDNGRDKLHGGNGDDHLHGGNGDDRLYGDHGHDHLHGGNGDDYLEGGKGDDKLYGGKGRDYLVGGEGRDTFYVDKYDIIKDFNENEDEKVYDHYIA, encoded by the coding sequence ATGTCCGATTACAACGATCACAACCACAACGATGGCGACACCAACGATTATGACGGCCACAACGATTATCATCATTGGAAAAAGTATAATGTGATTTTCGGCACGAAGTATGCCGATGAAATTCCGGGAACCAGAAAAAACGACCTAATCCTGGCCGGAAAAGGCAACGACAAGGTCTGGGGTAATAACGGTGACGACGTCATCTACGGCCAGAAGGGCGACGACCGGCTCTACGGCGACAATGGCGACGACAAGCTCTTTGGCGGCAAGGGCGACGACTACCTCGACGGTGGAAACGGCGACGACAAGCTCTTCGGGGACGAAGGTTACGACGAACTCCGTGGCGGCAGGGGCGACGACTACCTCGACGGCGGAAACCGCGACGACATGCTCTATGGCGACAACGGTCGCGACAGGCTCTACGGCGGGAACGGCGACGACCATCTCGACGGCGGAAACGACGACGACAAGCTCTCCGGCGGCAATGGCCGCGACAGGCTTTACGGCGGAAACGGTGACGACTACCTCGACGGCGGAAATGCCGACGACAAGCTCTACGGTGACAACGGTCGCGACAAGCTCCATGGCGGAAACGGCGACGACCATCTCCATGGCGGCAACGGCGACGACAGGCTCTACGGCGACCATGGCCATGACCATCTCCATGGCGGAAACGGCGACGACTACCTCGAAGGCGGCAAGGGCGACGACAAGCTCTATGGCGGCAAAGGCAGGGACTATCTAGTCGGGGGCGAGGGCCGGGACACGTTCTACGTGGATAAATACGACATCATCAAGGACTTCAACGAGAACGAAGACGAGAAGGTGTACGATCATTACATCGCCTGA
- a CDS encoding type I secretion system permease/ATPase — MPYDRLLTVALSRCRGPLLWISAFSLVLNILTLTSSLYMMQVFDRVLASGSLSTLLFLTLAAAGALALMAMLDFVRSRILSGLGEWIERRLGAAALERSLESTLSGRNERTDALRDLEMLRSFFSGGLTFLFDAPWVPIYIAVIYLLHPVLGHTALGAAVALFSLALANNALTSKPLAAANTASRRAMRTADAALRNAEAVEAMDLMPGIVRRWEEDQATMLENQASVSRRGALILDVTKFLRQMVQIAILGLGAWLVVRQELTGGAMIAGSIILSRALQPVEQAIGGWKQVSNARAAHRRLKEFFDRPQRRPAGLPLPAPTGRLVVDNLFFRLPAGQKPILKGVSFDARPGEAIAVIGPSAAGKSTLARLLVGLHPPTSGTVRLDGAEIFTWRRDEIGGYLGYLPQDVELFSGTIAENIARLREPDASAVVTAAQLADCHDMILQLPRGYDTEIGEGGAMLSGGQRQRVGLARALYGNPRLVVLDEPNASLDIEGDDALNQAIATMKKNGTTVVVIGHRPSTLSQVDRILVLRDGRVSLFGPRTEVIDRLKRQRMHPIPPQPAAPQQMPSQSPPARIAQPETVE, encoded by the coding sequence ATGCCTTACGATCGCCTGCTAACCGTTGCCCTTTCACGTTGCCGCGGCCCTCTGCTCTGGATTTCGGCTTTCAGCCTGGTGCTCAACATCCTGACGCTGACCTCGTCACTCTACATGATGCAGGTCTTCGATCGCGTCCTGGCGTCCGGCAGTCTTTCGACGCTTCTATTCCTGACCTTGGCCGCCGCGGGTGCCCTGGCGCTTATGGCCATGCTGGATTTCGTTCGATCGCGCATTCTCTCGGGGCTGGGGGAGTGGATCGAGCGGCGTCTCGGTGCGGCCGCCCTGGAAAGATCCCTCGAGAGCACCCTGTCCGGCCGGAACGAGCGGACGGATGCTCTGCGCGACCTTGAAATGCTGCGCAGTTTCTTCTCCGGCGGCCTGACGTTCCTGTTCGATGCACCGTGGGTTCCCATCTACATAGCGGTGATCTACCTCCTGCATCCGGTCCTGGGGCATACGGCCCTGGGGGCAGCGGTGGCGCTGTTCTCCCTCGCCCTTGCCAACAATGCGCTGACCAGCAAACCTCTCGCCGCCGCCAATACCGCCAGCCGTCGCGCCATGCGTACTGCCGACGCAGCCCTCAGGAACGCGGAGGCCGTGGAGGCCATGGACCTGATGCCGGGCATCGTCCGCCGCTGGGAAGAAGACCAGGCGACGATGCTGGAAAACCAGGCGTCGGTGTCGCGCAGGGGCGCCCTGATCCTCGACGTGACAAAGTTTCTCCGCCAGATGGTCCAGATCGCCATCCTGGGATTGGGTGCCTGGCTGGTCGTCAGGCAAGAGCTGACCGGGGGGGCCATGATCGCCGGCTCGATCATCCTCAGCCGGGCTCTCCAGCCCGTCGAGCAGGCGATCGGCGGCTGGAAGCAGGTCTCCAACGCGCGCGCTGCCCATCGACGCCTGAAGGAATTCTTCGATCGCCCGCAACGGCGTCCGGCTGGGCTTCCCTTACCGGCGCCGACCGGACGCCTTGTCGTCGACAACCTGTTCTTCAGGCTTCCCGCCGGCCAGAAACCCATTCTGAAAGGCGTCAGCTTCGATGCCCGTCCGGGTGAAGCTATCGCCGTGATCGGCCCGTCGGCCGCCGGGAAATCGACCCTGGCCCGGCTTCTTGTCGGCCTGCATCCGCCGACATCGGGAACGGTACGGCTGGACGGCGCGGAAATCTTCACGTGGCGTCGCGACGAGATCGGCGGGTACCTGGGTTACCTGCCGCAGGACGTCGAGCTCTTCTCCGGCACCATCGCCGAGAACATCGCCCGACTTCGCGAACCGGATGCCTCCGCCGTCGTCACGGCGGCGCAGCTCGCCGATTGCCACGACATGATCCTGCAATTGCCCAGAGGCTACGACACCGAGATCGGCGAAGGCGGAGCCATGCTCTCCGGGGGACAGCGGCAGCGCGTCGGCCTCGCCCGCGCCCTGTACGGCAATCCCAGGCTGGTGGTCCTCGACGAACCGAACGCGAGCCTGGACATCGAGGGGGACGATGCCCTCAACCAGGCGATCGCGACCATGAAGAAGAACGGCACGACCGTGGTGGTGATCGGACACCGGCCCAGCACCTTGTCCCAGGTCGATCGCATCCTGGTCCTGCGTGACGGGCGGGTCAGCCTGTTCGGACCACGGACGGAGGTGATCGACAGGCTCAAGCGGCAGCGCATGCATCCCATTCCCCCTCAACCCGCGGCGCCTCAGCAGATGCCGTCGCAATCGCCGCCCGCCCGCATCGCCCAGCCCGAAACGGTCGAGTGA
- a CDS encoding HlyD family type I secretion periplasmic adaptor subunit translates to MGRAVMAGVMLTLVGFGGFTTWAALAPLASAAIAPGIVTADTNRKTVQHLDGGVIAEIAARDGDRVEARQVLMRLDDLETRSVVTLLEGQRRAYAAQEARLVAERDKKDRLVFPKDLADLRSVPEMAEILSGQERIFQSRRASLEGRIDVTRQRIAQYQAQAKAFEAQFEAGRQQLDLIREELVDVSELTAKGLERKPRLLALKRQAASLDGDQGEFLNSIAQAKEAIAEAEMEILSAEADHQSEVATELRDVQVRLAEVTEKLAAAQIRQGRRDVLAPEAGTVLNLRYFAPGAVVPPGGPILDLVPRDDSLVVEARVKPSDIDVVHVGLSAKIVFSAFKSRTTPQIDGKVTRVTADALKDERTGEFYYVARVAADPAQLGKLADVQLQAGMPAETLIMIGERTMLEYLIQPIRDTFRRAFREQ, encoded by the coding sequence GTGGGCCGCGCCGTCATGGCAGGCGTGATGCTGACGCTGGTCGGATTCGGCGGGTTCACCACCTGGGCGGCGCTGGCACCGCTGGCGAGCGCCGCGATAGCGCCGGGCATCGTGACGGCGGATACCAACCGCAAGACCGTGCAGCACCTCGATGGCGGCGTGATTGCGGAGATCGCGGCCCGCGACGGCGACCGCGTCGAGGCCCGGCAGGTCCTGATGCGGCTGGACGATCTGGAGACCAGGTCCGTCGTGACGCTTCTCGAAGGCCAGCGGCGGGCCTATGCCGCCCAGGAAGCCCGCCTGGTGGCGGAACGCGACAAGAAGGATCGGCTGGTCTTTCCGAAGGACCTAGCTGATCTCCGGAGCGTTCCGGAGATGGCCGAGATCCTGTCCGGGCAGGAGCGGATCTTCCAGAGCCGACGCGCCTCGCTCGAGGGCAGGATCGACGTGACGCGCCAGCGCATCGCGCAGTATCAGGCCCAGGCCAAGGCATTCGAGGCCCAGTTCGAAGCCGGCCGACAGCAGCTCGACCTGATCCGCGAAGAGCTTGTCGACGTCTCGGAGCTGACGGCCAAAGGGCTGGAACGTAAGCCGCGCCTCCTGGCACTCAAGCGTCAGGCTGCCAGCCTGGACGGTGACCAGGGGGAATTCCTGAACAGCATCGCGCAGGCGAAGGAGGCCATCGCCGAAGCCGAGATGGAGATCCTGAGTGCCGAGGCCGACCATCAGAGCGAGGTCGCGACCGAACTGCGGGATGTCCAGGTTCGGCTGGCCGAAGTGACGGAGAAGCTGGCGGCGGCTCAGATACGCCAGGGACGCCGCGATGTCCTGGCTCCGGAAGCGGGGACCGTGCTTAACCTCCGGTATTTCGCGCCCGGCGCCGTCGTGCCGCCGGGCGGGCCGATCCTCGATCTGGTGCCGCGGGACGACTCCCTGGTGGTCGAAGCGCGGGTCAAGCCGTCCGACATCGATGTCGTTCACGTCGGATTGTCCGCGAAGATCGTCTTCAGCGCCTTCAAGAGCCGGACTACGCCTCAGATCGACGGCAAGGTGACCCGCGTAACGGCCGATGCCCTCAAGGACGAGCGCACCGGAGAATTCTACTATGTCGCACGCGTCGCCGCCGATCCGGCTCAGCTCGGCAAGCTTGCCGATGTACAGTTGCAAGCCGGCATGCCGGCGGAGACGCTGATCATGATCGGGGAACGCACCATGCTGGAGTATCTGATCCAGCCGATCCGGGACACTTTCCGCAGGGCATTCCGCGAACAGTGA
- a CDS encoding M23 family metallopeptidase codes for MSDFLHASLKALLAPCAMALVSSAAPAAAGAPELALPVACEIGRNCFVQNFFDHDPSPDRRDYSCGRLSYDGHSGTDFRVADIPSMLRGVTVVAAAGGTVKAVRDGMPDVGLAGTGREALEGREAGNGVVIDHGDGWETQYSHLSKDSTVVKAGQKVESGTPLGRIGMSGMAEFPHVDFSVRHEGREIDPFTGSADLPACGDITRTLWRADTLAVLRYQPTGGLVSGFAEGPAASAEARKGSYARETLKDPPALVFWADVFGAQAGDEQQIRITAPDGNVIHEYASTLKSSNVSWFAFSGRKRPPEGWQSGKYRGTYTLLRNGAVVARLEDSVDVRRSGTP; via the coding sequence ATGTCCGATTTCCTGCATGCGTCACTGAAAGCGCTGCTGGCGCCCTGTGCGATGGCGCTGGTTTCGTCGGCGGCTCCCGCGGCGGCCGGCGCTCCGGAACTGGCCCTGCCGGTCGCCTGCGAGATCGGCCGGAACTGCTTCGTGCAAAACTTCTTCGATCACGACCCCAGCCCCGACCGGCGCGATTATTCCTGCGGACGGCTGAGCTACGACGGCCATTCCGGAACGGATTTCCGGGTGGCCGACATACCCTCGATGCTGCGCGGCGTGACGGTCGTTGCGGCTGCCGGCGGCACCGTGAAAGCCGTCCGCGACGGCATGCCCGATGTCGGGCTCGCCGGGACCGGCCGTGAGGCGCTCGAAGGACGGGAGGCCGGCAACGGCGTCGTGATCGATCATGGCGACGGCTGGGAAACCCAGTACAGCCACCTGTCGAAGGACAGTACCGTCGTGAAGGCGGGACAGAAGGTCGAATCGGGGACGCCGCTGGGCCGGATCGGAATGTCGGGAATGGCGGAGTTCCCCCACGTGGATTTCTCCGTGCGTCACGAGGGTCGGGAGATCGATCCTTTCACCGGCTCGGCGGACCTGCCGGCCTGCGGTGACATCACGCGGACCCTGTGGCGTGCCGATACGCTGGCGGTACTTCGATACCAGCCTACCGGCGGGCTGGTCTCCGGGTTCGCCGAAGGGCCGGCCGCATCGGCGGAGGCCAGGAAGGGAAGCTACGCCCGGGAAACGCTGAAGGATCCGCCGGCCCTGGTCTTCTGGGCCGACGTTTTCGGCGCTCAGGCCGGCGACGAGCAGCAGATCCGCATAACCGCTCCGGACGGCAACGTGATCCATGAGTACGCATCCACGCTGAAATCCAGCAACGTGTCATGGTTTGCCTTTTCCGGCCGGAAACGCCCACCGGAAGGCTGGCAATCCGGGAAGTACCGGGGCACCTATACCCTGCTGAGGAACGGAGCGGTGGTCGCCCGACTGGAGGACAGCGTCGACGTGCGGCGCTCAGGCACGCCGTAG
- a CDS encoding LuxR C-terminal-related transcriptional regulator: protein MTTSRTFLIEPNRLFRQGLRHLLSGTRFEAGAEFDTIKLALEAGDAGFTPDLIISGQPVGDEADLRTLREVFPSARIVVLADDMSVDVLRAAMGAGADGFLSKNVSPEALIQSLQLVMLGEKVFPTNLAAMLLDINAPSPQNSIRGLSPREQEILQSLVTGASNKMIAIRLGITEATVKVHLKTLLRKIDVNNRTQAAIWAMNNGFSAEGAGTPTRGFQAASA, encoded by the coding sequence ATGACCACGTCCCGCACCTTCCTGATCGAACCCAACCGCCTTTTTCGCCAGGGCCTGAGGCATCTGCTGTCCGGCACCCGCTTCGAGGCGGGTGCGGAGTTCGATACGATCAAGCTGGCCCTGGAAGCCGGCGACGCCGGTTTCACGCCCGATCTCATCATCAGTGGCCAGCCGGTGGGGGACGAGGCTGATCTGCGCACCCTTCGGGAAGTGTTCCCGAGCGCCCGGATCGTCGTGCTGGCCGACGACATGTCGGTCGATGTGCTGCGCGCCGCCATGGGGGCCGGTGCGGACGGCTTCCTGAGCAAGAACGTCTCGCCGGAGGCGCTGATCCAGTCGCTCCAGCTGGTCATGCTGGGCGAGAAGGTGTTCCCGACCAATCTCGCGGCGATGCTGCTCGACATCAACGCGCCCTCGCCCCAGAACTCGATCCGTGGCCTGTCGCCCCGCGAGCAGGAGATCCTGCAGTCCCTGGTCACCGGGGCCAGCAACAAGATGATCGCGATCCGGCTCGGCATCACCGAGGCGACCGTCAAGGTCCACCTGAAGACGCTGCTGCGCAAGATCGACGTCAACAACCGCACCCAGGCGGCGATCTGGGCCATGAACAACGGCTTCTCGGCGGAAGGCGCCGGCACGCCGACCCGCGGCTTCCAGGCGGCTTCCGCCTGA
- a CDS encoding sensor histidine kinase: MDLGKIVWTVSFVLVLFSTPMLIPDLIGIQRSVEIASGADLWYEGELSADLLRLQVAIRALDPGSRPEVGEEVMLRLDNLFNRLNAFPEAGSAEWHTWAAGREAGVAEVRRIVDRIDGDLPLLRTDPAAFRALADRNVEEAVVIHRRLLFAGSDHQNVLVGQIQRQVSVFQMKLLGYGAGFIVVVLALVWLMRRHVGAEKELRATNRHLRDLTDRLVVARDAAVRSNEAKTNFLANVSHELRTPLNAILGFSEALTSGIFGRLAGRQAEYVGDIHQSGQRLLALISDILDLAKLDAGKLELREEAVALDKLVAEAIRDMRVASHAAGVTVDLTSAGVDARVLGDPLRLRQVLDNLLSNAIKFTPRGGRIEVALERLADGRTVVTISDTGVGIPAEDLARVFLPFEQIDSRRARQVQGTGLGLPLVRQLVERHGGTVRMSSQPGIGTEVLVELPPERALRAEASPGPLALGNSVADHRPRNMA; this comes from the coding sequence ATGGATCTGGGCAAGATCGTTTGGACGGTGTCATTCGTGCTGGTGTTGTTCAGCACGCCGATGCTGATCCCCGACCTGATCGGGATCCAGCGGTCGGTCGAGATCGCCAGCGGGGCGGACCTCTGGTACGAAGGGGAGCTTTCCGCCGACCTGTTGCGTCTCCAGGTTGCCATCCGTGCCCTCGATCCGGGTAGCCGGCCGGAAGTGGGCGAGGAGGTGATGCTCCGCCTGGACAACTTGTTCAACCGGCTCAACGCATTCCCGGAAGCGGGCAGCGCCGAGTGGCATACCTGGGCTGCCGGGCGCGAGGCCGGGGTGGCGGAGGTCCGGCGGATCGTCGACCGGATCGACGGTGACCTGCCCCTGCTCCGGACCGATCCGGCCGCTTTCCGGGCGCTGGCGGATCGCAATGTCGAAGAGGCGGTGGTCATCCATCGGCGATTGCTGTTCGCCGGGTCGGACCACCAGAATGTTCTGGTCGGGCAGATACAACGCCAAGTCAGCGTTTTCCAGATGAAGCTGCTGGGCTATGGCGCCGGCTTCATCGTGGTGGTGCTGGCGCTGGTCTGGTTGATGCGGCGCCACGTCGGGGCCGAGAAGGAGCTCAGGGCGACCAACCGGCATCTCCGGGACCTGACGGACCGCCTCGTCGTCGCGCGTGACGCGGCCGTACGGTCCAACGAGGCCAAGACCAACTTCCTGGCCAATGTCAGCCACGAGCTGCGCACGCCGCTGAACGCGATCCTGGGGTTCTCCGAAGCGCTGACGAGCGGCATCTTCGGCCGGCTGGCCGGCCGCCAAGCGGAATATGTCGGAGACATACACCAGTCCGGCCAGCGCCTGCTGGCGCTGATCAGCGACATTCTCGACCTGGCCAAACTCGACGCCGGCAAGCTGGAACTCCGGGAGGAGGCGGTCGCCCTGGACAAGCTGGTGGCCGAGGCGATCCGGGATATGCGGGTCGCTTCCCATGCCGCCGGGGTCACGGTCGATCTCACGTCGGCCGGCGTCGATGCCAGGGTATTGGGCGACCCGCTGCGGCTTCGGCAGGTCCTGGACAACCTGCTCTCCAACGCGATCAAGTTCACGCCCCGGGGTGGTCGGATCGAGGTCGCCCTGGAGCGGCTCGCCGATGGCCGCACGGTCGTCACGATATCCGATACCGGGGTCGGCATTCCGGCCGAGGATCTGGCGCGCGTCTTCCTGCCGTTCGAGCAGATCGACAGCCGGCGGGCGCGCCAGGTCCAGGGGACCGGATTGGGATTGCCGCTGGTCCGCCAGCTGGTGGAGCGCCATGGCGGCACGGTCAGGATGTCGAGCCAACCCGGCATCGGCACCGAGGTGCTGGTCGAGTTGCCGCCCGAACGCGCGCTCCGGGCGGAGGCCAGCCCAGGGCCGTTGGCCTTGGGGAATTCCGTGGCAGATCACCGTCCCCGCAACATGGCATGA
- a CDS encoding ABC transporter permease, which produces MLKKELGLLILILVIGSITAAINPQFISQINLMNLANQIGLFGLISIGAGLVIISGGVDLSVGSMFALLGIVFLDLLVNYELAWPVALLLTVAGGSVLGLIHGLLVTRLKMQPFVVTLCGLLLYRGIARWYTADSTRGFGYGYGYETLEWLMSGRTYNIPHTFIFLLIVAAVMGVVLHRSVYGRYLFAVGKSEEAARFSGIPTNMVITAAYVIGGTLAGISSVFFVFYTQSVSPSAHGNFYELYAIAAAVLGGCSLRGGEGSILGIVLGTVLLQVLQNLVNILGIPSSLNFAVMGAVILLGVLADQQLQIRRQRRLAMASAEARELAKKGAAGAAV; this is translated from the coding sequence ATGCTTAAGAAGGAACTCGGCCTGCTGATCCTGATACTGGTGATCGGCTCCATCACGGCTGCGATCAACCCGCAGTTCATCTCCCAGATCAACCTCATGAACCTCGCCAATCAGATCGGCCTGTTCGGCCTGATCTCGATCGGTGCCGGCCTGGTCATCATCTCCGGCGGGGTGGATCTGTCCGTCGGTTCGATGTTCGCGCTGCTGGGGATCGTCTTTCTCGATCTGCTCGTCAATTACGAGCTTGCGTGGCCCGTGGCGCTGCTCCTGACGGTCGCCGGCGGATCGGTGCTCGGGCTTATCCACGGGCTTCTGGTGACCCGGCTCAAGATGCAGCCTTTCGTCGTGACCTTGTGCGGACTGTTGCTGTACCGGGGTATCGCGCGCTGGTACACGGCCGACTCCACCCGGGGCTTCGGTTACGGCTATGGCTACGAGACCCTGGAATGGCTGATGTCCGGCCGGACCTACAACATTCCCCATACCTTCATCTTCCTGCTGATCGTCGCGGCCGTGATGGGCGTGGTGCTGCACCGTTCCGTCTATGGCCGCTACCTGTTCGCCGTCGGCAAGAGCGAGGAGGCGGCCCGGTTCTCCGGCATTCCCACGAACATGGTGATCACCGCGGCCTATGTGATCGGCGGAACGCTGGCCGGCATTTCATCCGTCTTCTTCGTCTTCTACACGCAGTCGGTTTCGCCATCCGCGCATGGCAACTTCTATGAACTCTATGCGATCGCCGCCGCCGTCCTGGGCGGATGCTCTCTCCGCGGCGGCGAGGGCTCGATCCTGGGCATCGTGCTCGGCACCGTTCTCCTCCAGGTCCTGCAGAATCTCGTGAACATCCTGGGCATCCCGAGTTCGCTGAACTTCGCCGTCATGGGAGCCGTGATCCTGCTCGGCGTCCTGGCCGACCAGCAACTCCAGATCCGGCGCCAGCGCCGGCTTGCGATGGCAAGCGCCGAGGCGCGCGAACTGGCGAAGAAAGGCGCCGCCGGAGCGGCGGTCTAG